In a single window of the Pseudorca crassidens isolate mPseCra1 chromosome 9, mPseCra1.hap1, whole genome shotgun sequence genome:
- the POLD4 gene encoding DNA polymerase delta subunit 4 has translation MPVGVGERRHSLEPSDFLSVCLGHPSAHRWPQACSLAPALSHSLSLCSCLSRARWPVSPSRQSPPSPPAWVAAMGRKRLITDSYPVVKRREGSAGHSKGELAPELGEEPQPLSVDEAEMELLRQFDLAWQYGPCTGITRLQRWHRAEQMGLEPPQEVWQVLQTHPGDPRFQCSLWHLYPL, from the exons ATgcctgtgggggtgggggagaggcgtCATTCCTTGGAACCCTCGGACTTCCTTTCTGTTTGTCTGGGTCATCCGTCTGCCCATCGCTGGCCCCAGGCTTGCTCTCTGGCCCCAgccctctctcactctctctctctctgcagctgTCTCTCTCGTGCCCGCTGGCCTGTCTCTCCTTCCCGGCAGTCGCCTCCTTCTCCGCCTGCCTGGGTGGCCGCCATGGGCCGGAAACGGCTCATCACTGACTCCTACCCTGTAGTGAAGAGGAGGGAGGGCTCCGCTGGGCACAGCAAGGGGGAGCTGGCACCAGAGCTAG GGGAAGAGCCCCAGCCCCTGAGCGTGGATGAAGCGGAGATGGAGCTGCTGAGGCAGTTTGACCTGGCCTGGCAGTATGGGCCCTGCACAG GGATCACACGGCTGCAACGCTGGCATCGCGCAGAGCAGATGGGCTTAGAGCCTCCCCAAGAAGTGTGGCAGGTGCTGCAGACCCACCCCGGTGAtccgcgcttccagtgcag CCTCTGGCATCTCTATCCCCTCTGA